In Halorientalis sp. LT38, a genomic segment contains:
- a CDS encoding LLM class flavin-dependent oxidoreductase, giving the protein MTTDTTFDYPRTGIVLPEYADKAGDWLVDYAAEAEDSGFDSVWVGEGWGYGPFPLLARIAERTDCALGTCIANAFSRSPMALAGNALSLHEATDGQFLLGIGSSTPLVVENYHGQEFERPLRRIRETIEILDLALSGERIDYDGEIFDLSGFALNHADGQEVPVLNAALGTTNIAMTIDYADGLLPHLMPLPAIEDAIDEARDRANTDRDLHVSASVPTAVSDDPDEAREILARHVAYYVGSTDYYNGVVADHGFPETAEAIQDAWRGGDKAGAAEAVTPELQDALGIAGTPEHARERVGDLIDGVVDTALISFPQGATDEMFESTLEALPPEAE; this is encoded by the coding sequence ATGACAACGGACACAACCTTCGACTATCCACGCACGGGTATCGTGCTGCCTGAATACGCCGACAAGGCGGGCGACTGGCTCGTCGACTACGCCGCCGAGGCCGAAGACAGCGGCTTCGACTCCGTCTGGGTCGGCGAGGGCTGGGGGTACGGCCCCTTCCCGCTGCTCGCCCGCATCGCCGAGCGGACCGACTGCGCCCTCGGGACCTGCATCGCCAACGCCTTCTCGCGCAGTCCGATGGCGCTGGCGGGCAACGCCCTCTCGCTCCACGAGGCCACCGACGGCCAGTTCCTGCTCGGCATCGGGTCGAGCACACCCCTGGTCGTCGAGAACTACCACGGCCAGGAGTTCGAGCGGCCGCTGCGCCGCATCCGCGAGACCATCGAGATCCTCGACCTGGCGCTCTCGGGCGAGCGCATCGACTACGACGGCGAGATCTTCGACCTGAGCGGGTTCGCCCTCAACCACGCCGACGGCCAGGAGGTGCCCGTCCTCAACGCGGCGCTCGGCACCACCAACATCGCCATGACGATCGACTACGCCGACGGCCTCCTCCCCCACCTCATGCCGCTGCCGGCGATCGAGGACGCCATCGACGAGGCGCGCGACCGGGCGAACACCGACCGCGACCTCCACGTCTCGGCGTCGGTCCCGACGGCGGTCAGCGACGACCCCGACGAGGCCCGCGAGATCCTCGCCCGACACGTCGCCTACTACGTCGGGTCGACCGACTACTACAACGGCGTCGTCGCCGACCACGGCTTCCCCGAGACGGCCGAAGCCATCCAGGACGCCTGGCGCGGCGGCGACAAGGCCGGCGCGGCCGAGGCCGTCACCCCGGAACTGCAGGACGCGCTCGGCATCGCCGGCACCCCCGAGCACGCCCGCGAGCGGGTCGGCGACCTGATCGACGGCGTCGTCGACACCGCCCTGATCTCCTTCCCGCAGGGGGCGACCGACGAGATGTTCGAGTCCACCCTCGAGGCGCTGCCACCCGAGGCGGAGTAA
- a CDS encoding class I adenylate-forming enzyme family protein: MSHPTVRDLLTQAAASRPDAVGLVDPAADEEVTFAAWDERVTRTANGLLGAGFEPGDHVAVMVKDSVELLVLLFAGLEIGLVVTPVSYRAPPDRLDYVLDHSEADGIAVDESCEDTVAELSADALPPIQIEVGDVSLPEGRAYESLTNGSATTPCIAVDEDDPALLLYTSGTTGDPKGVRHTHRNVVDADLMSVPYNRLRPSDTSVALGPLYHIGPLLANFMPALHVGATNVIQRDFDPSVTLDYVEDEGVTAIWGVPTHFNEILSEGSIDDRDTDGVRMIQYSGSAMPDEVVTRCREQFPDVDFVNAYGSTEIIFAAFLHPEYHDDHLGSIGRAVPNAEVRLVDPEDPQPTNVVPQGEEGEILAKTPTCMIDYYKDPEKTEAAIVDGWYRTGDLGRRGEEGFLYFVDRKDNMIISGGENIYPAEVEDVLHEHPDVQTGAVVGAPDAEWGQVVTAFVVPSDGDLDADVLDEYFQSSSAIEDFKRPRRYEFRDELPQTNSGKISRQDLREAVQD; the protein is encoded by the coding sequence ATGTCGCATCCGACAGTGAGGGATCTCCTCACACAGGCCGCAGCGAGCCGGCCCGACGCCGTCGGGCTGGTCGATCCCGCGGCCGACGAGGAGGTGACGTTCGCCGCGTGGGACGAGCGCGTCACGCGGACGGCGAACGGCCTGCTAGGCGCCGGCTTCGAGCCGGGCGATCACGTCGCCGTGATGGTGAAGGACTCGGTCGAACTGCTGGTGTTGCTGTTCGCCGGCCTGGAGATCGGACTGGTCGTGACGCCGGTCAGCTACCGCGCCCCACCCGACAGACTGGACTACGTCCTCGACCACTCCGAGGCGGACGGGATCGCCGTCGACGAGTCCTGCGAGGACACCGTTGCGGAGCTGTCAGCCGACGCCCTCCCGCCGATCCAGATCGAAGTCGGGGACGTCTCGCTCCCCGAGGGACGGGCCTACGAGTCGCTGACGAACGGGTCGGCCACCACCCCCTGCATCGCCGTCGACGAGGACGACCCGGCGCTGCTGCTGTACACCTCCGGGACCACGGGCGACCCGAAGGGCGTCCGCCACACCCACCGCAACGTCGTCGACGCGGACCTGATGAGCGTCCCCTACAACCGGCTCCGCCCGAGCGACACCAGCGTCGCGCTGGGCCCGCTCTACCACATCGGCCCGCTGCTGGCGAACTTCATGCCGGCACTGCACGTCGGCGCGACGAACGTGATCCAGCGGGACTTCGACCCGAGCGTCACCCTCGACTACGTCGAAGACGAGGGCGTGACCGCGATCTGGGGCGTCCCGACCCACTTCAACGAGATCCTCTCCGAGGGGAGCATCGACGACCGGGACACGGACGGCGTGCGGATGATCCAGTACTCCGGCTCTGCGATGCCCGACGAGGTCGTCACCCGCTGTCGCGAGCAGTTCCCCGACGTCGACTTCGTCAACGCCTACGGCTCGACCGAGATCATCTTCGCGGCCTTCCTCCACCCCGAGTACCACGACGACCACCTGGGGAGCATCGGCCGCGCGGTGCCAAACGCCGAGGTCCGCCTCGTCGATCCCGAGGACCCACAGCCGACGAACGTCGTCCCGCAGGGCGAGGAAGGGGAGATACTGGCCAAGACGCCCACCTGCATGATCGACTACTACAAGGACCCCGAAAAGACCGAGGCGGCCATCGTCGACGGCTGGTACCGGACCGGCGACCTCGGCCGTCGCGGCGAGGAGGGGTTCCTCTACTTCGTCGACCGGAAGGACAACATGATCATCAGCGGCGGGGAGAACATCTACCCCGCCGAGGTCGAGGACGTCCTCCACGAACACCCCGACGTGCAGACCGGCGCGGTCGTCGGGGCCCCCGACGCCGAGTGGGGCCAGGTCGTCACCGCGTTCGTCGTCCCGAGCGACGGCGACCTCGACGCGGACGTTCTGGACGAGTACTTCCAGTCGTCGTCGGCCATCGAGGACTTCAAGCGCCCGCGCCGGTACGAGTTCCGCGACGAACTGCCACAGACAAACAGCGGGAAGATCTCGCGACAGGACCTCCGCGAGGCGGTCCAGGACTGA
- a CDS encoding acyl-CoA dehydrogenase family protein yields MMTHFTLEDRHREQREAVRAFCEAEVEPHVEEYERNGEFPREIVEAVGDAGFHGVPYPEEYGGAGKDYRSFAITIEELARSWKLLAGTVSGASCLVGYPIAEFGDEWQKDDWLRGLATGQQVGALSMTEPEAGSDAASMTTTAEKDGDEYVIDGHKVWTTNGAVADLVVVAARTGDTGTHDDISLIGIPNPNDRDGFDVVRDIPCMEGEAAVESEIEYDGLRVPAENLIGEEGKGFRYIMEGLDIGRIGTGAQGVGVAQAAFEASRDFADEREQFGEPIRANQGVSFKVADMAMEVESARMLTLHAANERDRGQRVTKEAAMAKTKATDVAMDAAVEAVQVHGSRGYSKDYPVERYMRVAKGMQIYEGTNEVNRIVISNSLYD; encoded by the coding sequence ATGATGACACACTTCACGCTCGAGGACCGCCATCGCGAGCAACGCGAGGCGGTCCGGGCGTTCTGCGAGGCCGAGGTCGAACCGCACGTCGAGGAGTACGAGCGCAACGGCGAATTCCCCCGCGAGATCGTCGAGGCCGTCGGCGACGCCGGCTTCCACGGCGTCCCCTACCCCGAGGAGTACGGTGGCGCCGGGAAGGACTACCGCTCCTTTGCCATCACCATCGAGGAACTGGCTCGCAGCTGGAAGCTGCTGGCCGGCACCGTCTCGGGTGCGAGCTGCCTGGTCGGCTACCCCATCGCCGAGTTCGGCGACGAGTGGCAGAAAGACGACTGGCTCCGCGGGCTGGCGACCGGCCAGCAGGTCGGCGCGCTCTCGATGACCGAGCCCGAGGCCGGCAGCGACGCCGCGAGCATGACCACGACGGCGGAGAAAGACGGCGACGAGTACGTCATCGACGGCCACAAGGTCTGGACCACCAACGGCGCCGTCGCCGACCTCGTGGTCGTGGCCGCCCGGACCGGCGACACCGGGACCCACGACGACATCAGCCTCATCGGCATCCCGAACCCCAACGACCGCGACGGGTTCGACGTGGTCCGGGACATCCCCTGCATGGAGGGCGAGGCCGCCGTCGAGAGCGAAATCGAGTACGACGGACTCAGAGTGCCGGCGGAGAACCTGATCGGCGAGGAGGGCAAGGGCTTCCGGTACATCATGGAGGGGCTGGACATCGGCCGGATCGGCACGGGCGCACAGGGCGTCGGCGTCGCCCAGGCCGCCTTCGAGGCGAGCCGCGACTTCGCCGACGAGCGCGAGCAGTTCGGCGAGCCCATCCGGGCGAACCAGGGCGTCTCGTTCAAGGTCGCCGACATGGCGATGGAAGTCGAATCCGCCCGCATGCTGACGCTGCACGCCGCCAACGAGCGCGACCGCGGCCAGCGCGTCACCAAGGAGGCCGCCATGGCCAAGACGAAGGCGACGGACGTCGCGATGGACGCCGCCGTCGAGGCCGTCCAGGTCCACGGCTCCCGCGGGTACTCGAAGGACTACCCCGTCGAGCGCTACATGCGCGTCGCGAAGGGCATGCAGATCTACGAGGGGACCAACGAGGTCAACCGCATCGTCATCAGCAACTCGCTGTACGACTAA